TTATATTTTTCCATTTGTGATTGAAAAACTTTCCAATGATAAAAATCTGTTGAAAGAGATACATAAACTTGAGGACAGGTTCAGGTTTCTGGAAAATAAAGTTGCCTATGGATACCTTACAGAAAACATAAAACAGGACAAAAATTGGATAAGAGAAAAACTCAGGATAATAAAAAACTCAGAAAGCACATTAAAACCTTTTGTTAAGGATCATCTTATCTGGGTAAATAAGGTTCTGGAAGATATAAGAAAATTAAGATCAAAAAGCAGTGTTCCTATAGGGCACAACAAATGTGACTTAGGGAAAAGACTTGAAGAGTCTGAAGGGTTAGGTATTTATGACGATTACAGAGATGAGATCATTGTTCTCCACAAAAAAATACACGGTAGTGCCCTTCAGATATACCATTTTATGAAAAATAAAGATTTTAAACATCTTCTTCTTGAGTATCTTGAGTTTTTTAATCTTATAGGAAAGTTTGTTAGTTTATTAGGGTTAACATTTGCTGTTATGTATGAGGAAGATGCTAATATAGATCCTCTAACAAAAGTCCTAAGCAGAAGAAGTCTTGAGTTTATACTTTCTTCCCAGTTTCATATAGCAAAAATATCAAAAAGACCTCTTTCTATAGCTATGGTTGATATAGATGATTTTAAAAGAATAAATGATCAGTATGGACATCAGATTGGAGATGCTGTTTTAAGAAAAGTGGCAGGTTTTATACAGGATAATCTGAGAAAATCTGATTTTATATTCAGATATGGTGGGGAAGAATTTCTAATTATCTTTCCGTTCACCACAAAAAAAGATGCTGTTTTTGTTATGGAAAGGATACTGAAAAAACTTTCTAATTTAAAACTAAAGTATGGAGATTTTGAAGGTAACATAACCATTTCTGCAGGAATAGCTTCTATTGATGATGCATCAGATATGTACACCCTTGTTTCTAAAGCTGATAAAGCCCTCTACAGGGCAAAAAGATCTGGAAAAAATCGTGTGTCAGTATAAATATTAATTGTTCTACAAATTCTGGAGGTAAGTCGTTGAAAATAGCTGTTGTTAGTTTAGGCTGTCCAAAAAATCTTGTCGACACAGAGATAATTCTTGGAAAAATGAAGGCAGGTGATGTGGAAATCGTTTCAGACTTTGAAGATGCAGATATGATAATGATAAACACCTGCGGATTTATAGATCCTGCAAAAGAGGAATCAATTGAAACTATTTTAAAAGCTGCAGAATATAAGGAAAAAGGAAAAAAACTGATTGTAACAGGCTGTCTTGTTGAAAGATACAAAGAACAGCTTCAAAAAGAAATACCCGAGGTTGATCTTTTTATAGACCTGAAGGAGGAGTTTTCTATCCCTGAAAAATTAGGTATAAAAACCCCTGAGAACTTTGATCTTTACAAAAACAGATTAATCTCAACCCCTTCCCATACAGCCTATCTTAAGATATCAGAAGGTTGTGATCATACCTGCTCATTCTGTGCAATCCCCCAGATAAGGGGTAAACACAGAAGCAGAAGTATCCAAAGCATAATAGATGAGGCAAAAGCTCTTGCCGACAGGGGAGTAAGAGAGCTGAACATAGTTTCACAGGATACAGGATTTTATGGAATGGATCTTTATGGAGAGCCTAAACTGTGGCAACTTCTTGAAGACCTTGAAAAGATAGACGGGATAAAATGGATAAGACTTTACTACCTGTATCCTACAACCGTAAATGAGGATTTCTTCAAAAGAATGGCAGATTCACAGAAAGTAGTTAATTATTTTGAGATGCCTATACAGCATTCAGAAGACAAAATCCTTAAGGATATGATGAGAGGATACAGAAAAAGCAGAATTTATAAAATCCTTGAATGGAAGGAAAAATATATACCTGACGCAGCAATAAGATCATCGGTTATTGTTGGTTTTCCAACAGAAACAGAGAAGGATTTTAACAGCCTTATGGATTTTATATCAGAAGTTAAATTTGACTGGTTGGGAGTTTTCTCCTATTCACACGAGGAAGGAACTCCGTCTTTTGAAAAGTTTGAAGACATCGTTCCTGAAGAGGAAAAGCTAAGAAGAAAAAATGAGATAAACAAAATTCAGGAAGAAATAACAGAAGAAAAGAACAGACAGATGATAGGAAAAGAGTTTGAGGTGCTGATAGATGGTTTTTCTGAAGAGTGGGAGACACTTCCTGTAGGCAGAACCTATAGATCAGCATTTGAGATAGACGGCATAACATACATTGAAACAGACGAGCCTTTAACTGTTGGAAGTTTTGCAAAGGTAAAAATAAAAGATGCTGTAGATTTTGTTGATACAGTAGGAGAACTGCTGTAAATTCTCAAGGTTCATTACTGGCAGAGTTTTTGCATATTAAAAAAAACAAAAAGGAGGCATTGTTGAGGAAGATAAAAGACCTGAGACCTTTAAAGTTTGAAAAAGGGAAACTTTTTGTTATAAATCAGCTGAAACTTCCCCAAATCCTTGAGTGGATTGAGCTTTCTGACTATAGAGAAGTTGCAGATGCAATTAGAAATATGGTTATTAGAGGTGCACCTCTTATAGGAATAATCGGGGCTTATGGTTTTGCCCTCGGCATAAAACAGATTGTTGATCAGAAAGAACCTCTACAAAAGTCTGAAGAGGTGCTTAAAACACTGAAAGAAACAAGACCAACAGCTGTAAATCTGTTCTGGGCTCTTGAAAGGATGTGGAACAGGTTTGAAAGATTTGTTCAGGAAGGGAAAGAGCCTCATAAAATAGCTGATCTTCTTTTTAAAGAAGCAGGAAGGATAGAGATTGAAGACTACCATGCAAATAAATCAATAGGAGGCTACGGTCAGGTTTTACTTCCGGAAAATGCTAATGTGCTTACCCACTGTAATACAGGAGCCCTTGCCACATCAGGCTGGGGAACAGCACTTGGGGTGATAAGAAGTGCATACGAAGAAGGGAAGAATATAACGGTATATGTTGACGAAACAAGACCATATCTACAAGGATCAAGACTAACAGCATGGGAGCTTGTTTATGAAGAAATACCCCATTTTCTTATAACAGATAATCAGGCAGGTTTTTTGATGAAAAAGGGTCTGATTGATGCTGTTATAGTAGGAGCAGACAGAATAACGGCAAATGGTGATGTTGCAAACAAAATAGGAACCTATACCCTTTCTGTCTTGGCTAAGGAGCATGACATACCATTTTATGTTGCAGCACCTACCTCAACATTTGATCTTCAGACTGAGTCGGGAGAACAGATCCCTATTGAGGAAAGATCGCAGGACGAGGTTAAAAAATGTGGTGGTTGCACTGTAGCCCCTGAGGAAACAAGGGCTGTAAATTACTCTTTTGACATTACCCCAGCATCTAACATAACTGCTATAATTACCGAAAAAGGGATAATATCACACATAGACACAGACCACATTATGAAATTTTTAAAGTATAGAGGTGTTTAGTATGAAAGTTGTTGCCATAGGTGGTGGAACTGGACTTTCCTCACTTCTTAGGGGAATAAAACATCTTGTTCCTGAAAAAATATCTGATCTTTCTGCGATAGTAACAGTTGCAGACAACGGGGGAAGTTCAGGAAGACTGAGAGAAGAGATGCAGATACCGGCTCCTGGAGATATTAGAAACTGTATAGTTGCTCTTGCCGAAGATGAGGACATACTTGCGAAGGTTTTCCAGTATAGATTTAAAGAAGGAGAAGGACTGAAAGGTCATTCATTTGGTAATCTTTTCCTTTCAGTTTTGACAAAAATAACAGGAGATTTCCTTGATGCTGTTGAGATTACATCAGATATCCTGAAAATAAAAGGAAGGATAATACCATCTACAGATCAGCTTGTTGACATTGTAGCCCAGTTTACAGACGGAACAGTTATAAAAGGAGAAACACAGATAACAGAATACGGAAAAAAGCTGAAGGGTAAGATAAAAAAAATATGGATGGAGCCTGAAAATGTTAGCGCACCTGAGGAGGCTGTTGAAAAAATAAAAAATGCTGACGTAATAATTTTGGGGCCGGGAAGTCTTTTCACCAGCATAATACCTAATCTTCTTGTAAATGACATAAAAAATGCTATTATAGAGAGCAATGCCTGTGTTGTTTATATTTGTAATGTGATGACCCAGTACGGAGAGACAGATCAGTTTACAGCATCTGATCATATAAAAGCTCTGCATAAGGTAGTGAAAAAACCTTTTATAGATATTGCTGTTGTGAACACTACTGCTCCTCCTGATGAGCTGATAAGAAAATATATGAAGGAAAATGCTGAGCCTGTTACAGCAGATATAGGTAACATATCAAGACTGGGAATTACAGTTTATGCTGAGGATCTACTTGATACAGGAAGTTATGTGAGGCACAACCCTGAGAAACTTGCTTCAACACTTGTTAAAATATTTGGAAAACTGAAAGGAAAAAATGCTGCTTAATGGAAAGGTATTTAACAGAGTTTGATACAAAAAAACTGCCGGTCATCACAACAGATACAGTAATAGCAGGGGCAGGAATAGCAGGTTTAAGCACAGCAGTTCAGCTTATAAATTTCGGGATAAAACCCCTTATCATTTCAAAAAAAACCCCCACCATATCAAACTCTTTTCTGGCACAGGGAGGGATAGCTGCTGCAATTGGAAAAGAAGATGATCCTCAACTTCACTACAGGGATACCATAAAAGCCGGTAGAGGTCTGTGTATCGGAAAAAATGTTAGGATTTTGGTTGAGGAAGGTCTTGAGAGGGTTGTAGATCTTATAAACTACAAAGTTCCTTTTGATAGAGATGAAGAAGGAAATATTCTTTTGACAAAGGAGGGAGGGCATTCAAAAAGAAGGGTTCTACATGTAAAAGACAAAACAGGTTCAGCTGTAGGAACAGTTTTTTATAACCTTATAAAAGATAGAGTAGATTTTTTACTGAATTATTACCTTGAGGAGATACTGACGGTTGATAACCGTTATGTTGGGATAATAGTAAGCAACGGAACAGAAAAGCTTCTTATAAGAAGTAAGTCTTTAATTATAGCTACCGGGGGATACAGTCCTATATATCTGAGAAACACATCAGCATACAAAATATCTGGGGATACCATAGGGGCAGCCTACAGGGCAGGTTGCGTTCTTAAGGATCTCGAGTTTGTTCAGTTTCACCCTACCGCACTTTTTATTGAAAACCAGCCTGCTTATCTTATAACAGAAGCTGTAAGAGGAGAAGGAGCGATCCTTGTTGATCAAAACGGGGAGAGATTTGTTAATGAGATGAAGCCAAGAGATGAGGTTGCAAGGGCTATATTTAAGAAGTATGCGAAGGGAGAAAAGGTCTTTCTTGACTTAAGACCATTGAAAGAAAAAGGGATATCTGTAAAGAAAAGATTTCCTACTGTTTACAACCTGATAAAAAGTTTTGGATTTTCGGAAAATGACCTTATACCAGTCAGTCCGGCAGCCCATTACTCAATCGGCGGTATTGAGGCAACAGCAAACGGAAAAACATCTGTTGAGGGGATTTTTGCTGTTGGGGAAAGCTCATGCACAGGTATTCACGGGGCAAACAGACTTGCAAGCAATTCTCTCCTTGAATGTATCACATTCGGTTATAAGACAGCTTACTCTGTTTACATATACAATATGTATTCAAAGATATCCAGTGTAAATATAAGTTCAAAAGGAACAGGAAATAAGATAATAAGCAGAGAAGAAAGGAGAGGCTATCTTATTAGGCTAAAAAAACTGATGTGGGAGTATGTTGGACTTGAAAGAAGTGAAAAAGGTCTTGAAAAAGCTCTATCAGAGATAGAAAAAATGGAGAAAGAGCTTCTTGCATATAAAAACAGCAGGTATCTTGTTGATCTTGTTTATCTGTCAAAGGGTATAA
This genomic interval from Persephonella sp. contains the following:
- a CDS encoding sensor domain-containing diguanylate cyclase produces the protein MDKFLEDISRNLTSFLQKDFEDYKDFSAEIKNIKNMYMELVKGLLTGEDLSSLKPKAFLFGRYLFQHDISYMLLLDIDDYIFPFVIEKLSNDKNLLKEIHKLEDRFRFLENKVAYGYLTENIKQDKNWIREKLRIIKNSESTLKPFVKDHLIWVNKVLEDIRKLRSKSSVPIGHNKCDLGKRLEESEGLGIYDDYRDEIIVLHKKIHGSALQIYHFMKNKDFKHLLLEYLEFFNLIGKFVSLLGLTFAVMYEEDANIDPLTKVLSRRSLEFILSSQFHIAKISKRPLSIAMVDIDDFKRINDQYGHQIGDAVLRKVAGFIQDNLRKSDFIFRYGGEEFLIIFPFTTKKDAVFVMERILKKLSNLKLKYGDFEGNITISAGIASIDDASDMYTLVSKADKALYRAKRSGKNRVSV
- the rimO gene encoding 30S ribosomal protein S12 methylthiotransferase RimO — its product is MKIAVVSLGCPKNLVDTEIILGKMKAGDVEIVSDFEDADMIMINTCGFIDPAKEESIETILKAAEYKEKGKKLIVTGCLVERYKEQLQKEIPEVDLFIDLKEEFSIPEKLGIKTPENFDLYKNRLISTPSHTAYLKISEGCDHTCSFCAIPQIRGKHRSRSIQSIIDEAKALADRGVRELNIVSQDTGFYGMDLYGEPKLWQLLEDLEKIDGIKWIRLYYLYPTTVNEDFFKRMADSQKVVNYFEMPIQHSEDKILKDMMRGYRKSRIYKILEWKEKYIPDAAIRSSVIVGFPTETEKDFNSLMDFISEVKFDWLGVFSYSHEEGTPSFEKFEDIVPEEEKLRRKNEINKIQEEITEEKNRQMIGKEFEVLIDGFSEEWETLPVGRTYRSAFEIDGITYIETDEPLTVGSFAKVKIKDAVDFVDTVGELL
- the mtnA gene encoding S-methyl-5-thioribose-1-phosphate isomerase, which gives rise to MRKIKDLRPLKFEKGKLFVINQLKLPQILEWIELSDYREVADAIRNMVIRGAPLIGIIGAYGFALGIKQIVDQKEPLQKSEEVLKTLKETRPTAVNLFWALERMWNRFERFVQEGKEPHKIADLLFKEAGRIEIEDYHANKSIGGYGQVLLPENANVLTHCNTGALATSGWGTALGVIRSAYEEGKNITVYVDETRPYLQGSRLTAWELVYEEIPHFLITDNQAGFLMKKGLIDAVIVGADRITANGDVANKIGTYTLSVLAKEHDIPFYVAAPTSTFDLQTESGEQIPIEERSQDEVKKCGGCTVAPEETRAVNYSFDITPASNITAIITEKGIISHIDTDHIMKFLKYRGV
- a CDS encoding YvcK family protein; the encoded protein is MKVVAIGGGTGLSSLLRGIKHLVPEKISDLSAIVTVADNGGSSGRLREEMQIPAPGDIRNCIVALAEDEDILAKVFQYRFKEGEGLKGHSFGNLFLSVLTKITGDFLDAVEITSDILKIKGRIIPSTDQLVDIVAQFTDGTVIKGETQITEYGKKLKGKIKKIWMEPENVSAPEEAVEKIKNADVIILGPGSLFTSIIPNLLVNDIKNAIIESNACVVYICNVMTQYGETDQFTASDHIKALHKVVKKPFIDIAVVNTTAPPDELIRKYMKENAEPVTADIGNISRLGITVYAEDLLDTGSYVRHNPEKLASTLVKIFGKLKGKNAA
- the nadB gene encoding L-aspartate oxidase, giving the protein MERYLTEFDTKKLPVITTDTVIAGAGIAGLSTAVQLINFGIKPLIISKKTPTISNSFLAQGGIAAAIGKEDDPQLHYRDTIKAGRGLCIGKNVRILVEEGLERVVDLINYKVPFDRDEEGNILLTKEGGHSKRRVLHVKDKTGSAVGTVFYNLIKDRVDFLLNYYLEEILTVDNRYVGIIVSNGTEKLLIRSKSLIIATGGYSPIYLRNTSAYKISGDTIGAAYRAGCVLKDLEFVQFHPTALFIENQPAYLITEAVRGEGAILVDQNGERFVNEMKPRDEVARAIFKKYAKGEKVFLDLRPLKEKGISVKKRFPTVYNLIKSFGFSENDLIPVSPAAHYSIGGIEATANGKTSVEGIFAVGESSCTGIHGANRLASNSLLECITFGYKTAYSVYIYNMYSKISSVNISSKGTGNKIISREERRGYLIRLKKLMWEYVGLERSEKGLEKALSEIEKMEKELLAYKNSRYLVDLVYLSKGIILSAKTRKESRGTHYRSDFPEEKKDYKKHTKIYNDFKIKLEVN